In a single window of the Prinia subflava isolate CZ2003 ecotype Zambia chromosome 3, Cam_Psub_1.2, whole genome shotgun sequence genome:
- the GPR156 gene encoding probable G-protein coupled receptor 156 isoform X2, giving the protein MEPGFNCSELCDGSSSVGSREQPQRALQELCTLTVTSFDHSTKSSPSFSAGLLGVVWTFLTGGVLLALFFLIFTIRFRKNRIVKMSSPNLNIVTLLGSGLTYTSAYLFGIQEQSLPSGDSMEKLIQVRLCLLCVGTSLVFGPVLGKSWRLYKVFTQRVPDKRVIIKDLQLLAMVAALVLADTVLLLTWVFSDPVQCFRSLSVSLRATEKGMTCSVSRVQSCASLYSDLWLVLILGFKSILLLYGTYLAGLTDNVSSSPVNQSLTLIVGVNLVFLAAGTICLVHRFFRTWHNLLFGFTSGGIFVCTTTINCFIFVPQLKQWKAFEEESQTMSHMAKYFTSPSRSCRSVYSEEQLYQLIGEKNSMKQLLTEKNAVIESLQEQVSSAKEKLMRLMSAESGCDPGALPAAPCTWSSGQPGGAPGDCSSPDPQRDGWQPLCPLGASPLSSNAQALQKRATQEPVCSQVLLFNTGDSMERGLKDVQECGTPAVQGQPLEQLPGQDNSAGVAWESSPKVSYVNSEKLWEILQELSLDGKIYSPALSAGPPLGNQGTSGEQEQTRVGQEGYPGIHTPLSPYLARHRRRIPLPPAPARIPGHASPRASCRVKEVGSWGRWESGQNSQGTGGDVSGRGLLQPPAPSPPAIPREASLQPEGWLGWPEHQRASSHIPQEQRWWQGTPRGPAAPSLRSLYYYPDSDSSSSSSEEMFHGCHRPCCEVCFQSPRGSLDSSSTDTEPSDCEDHQTEHHGGPQPVVNFKDDLKPTFV; this is encoded by the exons ATGGAGCCGGGATTCaactgctctgagctctgcgATGGCAGCTCCAGCGTTGGCAGCCGGGAGCAGCCGCAGCGGGcgctgcaggagctctgcaccCTGACAGTG ACATCTTTTGATCATAGTACGAAGAGCTCCCCATCCTTCTCTGCTGGTCTCCTGGGAGTTGTGTGGACATTCCTGACTGGAGGAGTCCTGCTAGCGCTCTTCTTTCTCATCTTCACAATTCGCTTCAGGAAAAACAG GATTGTGAAGATGTCCAGCCCCAATCTCAACATTGTGACCCTGCTGGGCAGTGGCTTGACTTACACAAGTGCTTACCTCTTTGGGATtcaggagcagagcctgccatCTGGAGACTCAATGGAAAAGCTTATTCAG gtgaggctgtgcctgctgtgtgtggggACCTCCCTGGTGTTCGGGCCCGTGCTGGGCAAGAGCTGGCGGCTCTACAAGGTGTTCACCCAGCGGGTGCCGGACAAGCGGGTG ATTATCAAAGACCTGCAGTTGCTGGCCATGGTGGCAGCGTTGGTGCTGGCAGACACTGTCTTGCTCTTGACATGGGTGTTCTCTGACCCAGTGCAGTGCTTCCGAAGCCTCAGCGTCTCACTGCGG GCAACAGAGAAGGGCATGACGTGCTCCGTGAGCCGGGTGCAGTCCTGCGCATCGCTCTATTCCGATCTTTGGCTCGTTCTCATTTTAGGGTTTAAG AGTATCCTCCTGCTGTATGGGACCTACTTGGCTGGTCTGACCGACAACGTCAGCTCCTCACCAGTCAACCAGTCCTTGACGCTCATCGTCGGGGTCAACCTCgttttcctggctgctggcactATCTGCTTAGTTCACCGTTTCTTCCGGACTTGGCACAATTTACTGTTTGGTTTTACCTCTGGAGGCATCTTTGTGTGTACAACCACGATCAACTGCTTCATCTTTGTCCCACAG CTCAAGCAGTGGAAAGCCTTTGAAGAAGAAAGCCAAACCATGAGCCACATGGCAAAATATTTCACCAGCCCGAGCAGGAGCTGCCGCTCAGTGTACAGCGAGGAGCAGCTCTACCAGCTCATAGGGGAGAAAAACTCTATGAAGCAGCTGCTCACCGAG AAAAACGCCGTGATCGAAAGCCTACAGGAGCAAGTGAGCAGCGCCAAGGAGAAGCTGATGAGGCTGATGTCTGCGGAGAGCGGCTGCGACCCCGGTgcgctgccagcagctccctgcacctGGAGCTCAGGGCAGCCTGGGGGTGCACCAGGGGACTGCAGCTCCCCGGATCCACAGAGGGATGGgtggcagcccctctgcccgcTGGGTGCATCACCTCTCAGCAGCAATGCTCAGGCCCTCCAGAAACGTGCAACCCAGGAGCCTGTTTGCTCTCAGGTGCTGCTTTTTAATACAGGGGACAGCATGGAACGTGGCCTGAAAGATGTCCAGGAGTGCGGGACAcctgcagtgcaggggcagcctctggagcagctgccaggccAGGACAACTCAGCCGGTGTAGCCTGGGAGTCGTCCCCCAAAGTCAGCTATGTAAACAGCGAGAAGCTGTGGGAAATCTTGCAAGAGTTAAGCCTGGATGGCAAAATCTACAGCCCAGCCTTATCTGCAGGACCCCCACTTGGCAACCAGGGCACCTCAGGTGAGCAGGAACAAACACGGGTGGGCCAGGAGGGCTACCCAGGCATCCATACACCCCTCAGCCCCTATCTGGCAAGGCATCGACGAAGGATCCCAttgcctcctgcccctgcacGCATCCCTGGACATGCATCCCCTCGTGCCAGCTGCAGGGTGAAGGAAGTGGGCAGCTGGGGCCGTTGGGAGTCAGGACAGAACTCCCAGGGAACGGGAGGGGACGTGTCTGGCAGAGGGCTCCTTCAGCCCCCAGCACCATCCCCTCCAGCCATCCCACGGGAGGCCAGCCTCCAGCCAGAGGGGTGGCTGGGATGGCCGGAGCACCAGCGTGCTTCGTCGCACATCCCGCAGGAGCAGCGGTGGTGGCAGGGCACCCCGAGGGGGCCTGCTGCGCCCTCCCTGCGCTCGCTGTACTATTACCCGGACTCtgactccagcagcagcagctctgaggagatgTTTCATGGCTGCCACCGGCCCTGCTGCGAGGTTTGCTTCCAGAGCCCACGTGGctccctggacagcagcagcacggaCACAGAGCCCAGTGACTGCGAGGATCACCAGACAGAGCACCATGGCGGGCCCCAGCCTGTGGTGAATTTCAAAGACGATCTTAAACCCACTTTTGTGTGA
- the GPR156 gene encoding probable G-protein coupled receptor 156 isoform X1 — translation MEPGFNCSELCDGSSSVGSREQPQRALQELCTLTVTSFDHSTKSSPSFSAGLLGVVWTFLTGGVLLALFFLIFTIRFRKNRIVKMSSPNLNIVTLLGSGLTYTSAYLFGIQEQSLPSGDSMEKLIQVRLCLLCVGTSLVFGPVLGKSWRLYKVFTQRVPDKRVIIKDLQLLAMVAALVLADTVLLLTWVFSDPVQCFRSLSVSLRKFTEETSLDASSHWSMPGCSLLFCPSLALQATEKGMTCSVSRVQSCASLYSDLWLVLILGFKSILLLYGTYLAGLTDNVSSSPVNQSLTLIVGVNLVFLAAGTICLVHRFFRTWHNLLFGFTSGGIFVCTTTINCFIFVPQLKQWKAFEEESQTMSHMAKYFTSPSRSCRSVYSEEQLYQLIGEKNSMKQLLTEKNAVIESLQEQVSSAKEKLMRLMSAESGCDPGALPAAPCTWSSGQPGGAPGDCSSPDPQRDGWQPLCPLGASPLSSNAQALQKRATQEPVCSQVLLFNTGDSMERGLKDVQECGTPAVQGQPLEQLPGQDNSAGVAWESSPKVSYVNSEKLWEILQELSLDGKIYSPALSAGPPLGNQGTSGEQEQTRVGQEGYPGIHTPLSPYLARHRRRIPLPPAPARIPGHASPRASCRVKEVGSWGRWESGQNSQGTGGDVSGRGLLQPPAPSPPAIPREASLQPEGWLGWPEHQRASSHIPQEQRWWQGTPRGPAAPSLRSLYYYPDSDSSSSSSEEMFHGCHRPCCEVCFQSPRGSLDSSSTDTEPSDCEDHQTEHHGGPQPVVNFKDDLKPTFV, via the exons ATGGAGCCGGGATTCaactgctctgagctctgcgATGGCAGCTCCAGCGTTGGCAGCCGGGAGCAGCCGCAGCGGGcgctgcaggagctctgcaccCTGACAGTG ACATCTTTTGATCATAGTACGAAGAGCTCCCCATCCTTCTCTGCTGGTCTCCTGGGAGTTGTGTGGACATTCCTGACTGGAGGAGTCCTGCTAGCGCTCTTCTTTCTCATCTTCACAATTCGCTTCAGGAAAAACAG GATTGTGAAGATGTCCAGCCCCAATCTCAACATTGTGACCCTGCTGGGCAGTGGCTTGACTTACACAAGTGCTTACCTCTTTGGGATtcaggagcagagcctgccatCTGGAGACTCAATGGAAAAGCTTATTCAG gtgaggctgtgcctgctgtgtgtggggACCTCCCTGGTGTTCGGGCCCGTGCTGGGCAAGAGCTGGCGGCTCTACAAGGTGTTCACCCAGCGGGTGCCGGACAAGCGGGTG ATTATCAAAGACCTGCAGTTGCTGGCCATGGTGGCAGCGTTGGTGCTGGCAGACACTGTCTTGCTCTTGACATGGGTGTTCTCTGACCCAGTGCAGTGCTTCCGAAGCCTCAGCGTCTCACTGCGG AAATTTACAGAGGAGACCAGCTTAGATGCATCTTCCCATTGGTCTatgccaggctgcagccttctcttctgcccTTCCCTTGCCTTGCAGGCAACAGAGAAGGGCATGACGTGCTCCGTGAGCCGGGTGCAGTCCTGCGCATCGCTCTATTCCGATCTTTGGCTCGTTCTCATTTTAGGGTTTAAG AGTATCCTCCTGCTGTATGGGACCTACTTGGCTGGTCTGACCGACAACGTCAGCTCCTCACCAGTCAACCAGTCCTTGACGCTCATCGTCGGGGTCAACCTCgttttcctggctgctggcactATCTGCTTAGTTCACCGTTTCTTCCGGACTTGGCACAATTTACTGTTTGGTTTTACCTCTGGAGGCATCTTTGTGTGTACAACCACGATCAACTGCTTCATCTTTGTCCCACAG CTCAAGCAGTGGAAAGCCTTTGAAGAAGAAAGCCAAACCATGAGCCACATGGCAAAATATTTCACCAGCCCGAGCAGGAGCTGCCGCTCAGTGTACAGCGAGGAGCAGCTCTACCAGCTCATAGGGGAGAAAAACTCTATGAAGCAGCTGCTCACCGAG AAAAACGCCGTGATCGAAAGCCTACAGGAGCAAGTGAGCAGCGCCAAGGAGAAGCTGATGAGGCTGATGTCTGCGGAGAGCGGCTGCGACCCCGGTgcgctgccagcagctccctgcacctGGAGCTCAGGGCAGCCTGGGGGTGCACCAGGGGACTGCAGCTCCCCGGATCCACAGAGGGATGGgtggcagcccctctgcccgcTGGGTGCATCACCTCTCAGCAGCAATGCTCAGGCCCTCCAGAAACGTGCAACCCAGGAGCCTGTTTGCTCTCAGGTGCTGCTTTTTAATACAGGGGACAGCATGGAACGTGGCCTGAAAGATGTCCAGGAGTGCGGGACAcctgcagtgcaggggcagcctctggagcagctgccaggccAGGACAACTCAGCCGGTGTAGCCTGGGAGTCGTCCCCCAAAGTCAGCTATGTAAACAGCGAGAAGCTGTGGGAAATCTTGCAAGAGTTAAGCCTGGATGGCAAAATCTACAGCCCAGCCTTATCTGCAGGACCCCCACTTGGCAACCAGGGCACCTCAGGTGAGCAGGAACAAACACGGGTGGGCCAGGAGGGCTACCCAGGCATCCATACACCCCTCAGCCCCTATCTGGCAAGGCATCGACGAAGGATCCCAttgcctcctgcccctgcacGCATCCCTGGACATGCATCCCCTCGTGCCAGCTGCAGGGTGAAGGAAGTGGGCAGCTGGGGCCGTTGGGAGTCAGGACAGAACTCCCAGGGAACGGGAGGGGACGTGTCTGGCAGAGGGCTCCTTCAGCCCCCAGCACCATCCCCTCCAGCCATCCCACGGGAGGCCAGCCTCCAGCCAGAGGGGTGGCTGGGATGGCCGGAGCACCAGCGTGCTTCGTCGCACATCCCGCAGGAGCAGCGGTGGTGGCAGGGCACCCCGAGGGGGCCTGCTGCGCCCTCCCTGCGCTCGCTGTACTATTACCCGGACTCtgactccagcagcagcagctctgaggagatgTTTCATGGCTGCCACCGGCCCTGCTGCGAGGTTTGCTTCCAGAGCCCACGTGGctccctggacagcagcagcacggaCACAGAGCCCAGTGACTGCGAGGATCACCAGACAGAGCACCATGGCGGGCCCCAGCCTGTGGTGAATTTCAAAGACGATCTTAAACCCACTTTTGTGTGA
- the GPR156 gene encoding probable G-protein coupled receptor 156 isoform X4, whose amino-acid sequence MVLSNCHHIPCFVSWRIVKMSSPNLNIVTLLGSGLTYTSAYLFGIQEQSLPSGDSMEKLIQVRLCLLCVGTSLVFGPVLGKSWRLYKVFTQRVPDKRVIIKDLQLLAMVAALVLADTVLLLTWVFSDPVQCFRSLSVSLRKFTEETSLDASSHWSMPGCSLLFCPSLALQATEKGMTCSVSRVQSCASLYSDLWLVLILGFKSILLLYGTYLAGLTDNVSSSPVNQSLTLIVGVNLVFLAAGTICLVHRFFRTWHNLLFGFTSGGIFVCTTTINCFIFVPQLKQWKAFEEESQTMSHMAKYFTSPSRSCRSVYSEEQLYQLIGEKNSMKQLLTEKNAVIESLQEQVSSAKEKLMRLMSAESGCDPGALPAAPCTWSSGQPGGAPGDCSSPDPQRDGWQPLCPLGASPLSSNAQALQKRATQEPVCSQVLLFNTGDSMERGLKDVQECGTPAVQGQPLEQLPGQDNSAGVAWESSPKVSYVNSEKLWEILQELSLDGKIYSPALSAGPPLGNQGTSGEQEQTRVGQEGYPGIHTPLSPYLARHRRRIPLPPAPARIPGHASPRASCRVKEVGSWGRWESGQNSQGTGGDVSGRGLLQPPAPSPPAIPREASLQPEGWLGWPEHQRASSHIPQEQRWWQGTPRGPAAPSLRSLYYYPDSDSSSSSSEEMFHGCHRPCCEVCFQSPRGSLDSSSTDTEPSDCEDHQTEHHGGPQPVVNFKDDLKPTFV is encoded by the exons ATGGTGCTCAGTAACTGTCACCACATTCCCTGCTTTGTTTCCTGGAGGATTGTGAAGATGTCCAGCCCCAATCTCAACATTGTGACCCTGCTGGGCAGTGGCTTGACTTACACAAGTGCTTACCTCTTTGGGATtcaggagcagagcctgccatCTGGAGACTCAATGGAAAAGCTTATTCAG gtgaggctgtgcctgctgtgtgtggggACCTCCCTGGTGTTCGGGCCCGTGCTGGGCAAGAGCTGGCGGCTCTACAAGGTGTTCACCCAGCGGGTGCCGGACAAGCGGGTG ATTATCAAAGACCTGCAGTTGCTGGCCATGGTGGCAGCGTTGGTGCTGGCAGACACTGTCTTGCTCTTGACATGGGTGTTCTCTGACCCAGTGCAGTGCTTCCGAAGCCTCAGCGTCTCACTGCGG AAATTTACAGAGGAGACCAGCTTAGATGCATCTTCCCATTGGTCTatgccaggctgcagccttctcttctgcccTTCCCTTGCCTTGCAGGCAACAGAGAAGGGCATGACGTGCTCCGTGAGCCGGGTGCAGTCCTGCGCATCGCTCTATTCCGATCTTTGGCTCGTTCTCATTTTAGGGTTTAAG AGTATCCTCCTGCTGTATGGGACCTACTTGGCTGGTCTGACCGACAACGTCAGCTCCTCACCAGTCAACCAGTCCTTGACGCTCATCGTCGGGGTCAACCTCgttttcctggctgctggcactATCTGCTTAGTTCACCGTTTCTTCCGGACTTGGCACAATTTACTGTTTGGTTTTACCTCTGGAGGCATCTTTGTGTGTACAACCACGATCAACTGCTTCATCTTTGTCCCACAG CTCAAGCAGTGGAAAGCCTTTGAAGAAGAAAGCCAAACCATGAGCCACATGGCAAAATATTTCACCAGCCCGAGCAGGAGCTGCCGCTCAGTGTACAGCGAGGAGCAGCTCTACCAGCTCATAGGGGAGAAAAACTCTATGAAGCAGCTGCTCACCGAG AAAAACGCCGTGATCGAAAGCCTACAGGAGCAAGTGAGCAGCGCCAAGGAGAAGCTGATGAGGCTGATGTCTGCGGAGAGCGGCTGCGACCCCGGTgcgctgccagcagctccctgcacctGGAGCTCAGGGCAGCCTGGGGGTGCACCAGGGGACTGCAGCTCCCCGGATCCACAGAGGGATGGgtggcagcccctctgcccgcTGGGTGCATCACCTCTCAGCAGCAATGCTCAGGCCCTCCAGAAACGTGCAACCCAGGAGCCTGTTTGCTCTCAGGTGCTGCTTTTTAATACAGGGGACAGCATGGAACGTGGCCTGAAAGATGTCCAGGAGTGCGGGACAcctgcagtgcaggggcagcctctggagcagctgccaggccAGGACAACTCAGCCGGTGTAGCCTGGGAGTCGTCCCCCAAAGTCAGCTATGTAAACAGCGAGAAGCTGTGGGAAATCTTGCAAGAGTTAAGCCTGGATGGCAAAATCTACAGCCCAGCCTTATCTGCAGGACCCCCACTTGGCAACCAGGGCACCTCAGGTGAGCAGGAACAAACACGGGTGGGCCAGGAGGGCTACCCAGGCATCCATACACCCCTCAGCCCCTATCTGGCAAGGCATCGACGAAGGATCCCAttgcctcctgcccctgcacGCATCCCTGGACATGCATCCCCTCGTGCCAGCTGCAGGGTGAAGGAAGTGGGCAGCTGGGGCCGTTGGGAGTCAGGACAGAACTCCCAGGGAACGGGAGGGGACGTGTCTGGCAGAGGGCTCCTTCAGCCCCCAGCACCATCCCCTCCAGCCATCCCACGGGAGGCCAGCCTCCAGCCAGAGGGGTGGCTGGGATGGCCGGAGCACCAGCGTGCTTCGTCGCACATCCCGCAGGAGCAGCGGTGGTGGCAGGGCACCCCGAGGGGGCCTGCTGCGCCCTCCCTGCGCTCGCTGTACTATTACCCGGACTCtgactccagcagcagcagctctgaggagatgTTTCATGGCTGCCACCGGCCCTGCTGCGAGGTTTGCTTCCAGAGCCCACGTGGctccctggacagcagcagcacggaCACAGAGCCCAGTGACTGCGAGGATCACCAGACAGAGCACCATGGCGGGCCCCAGCCTGTGGTGAATTTCAAAGACGATCTTAAACCCACTTTTGTGTGA
- the GPR156 gene encoding probable G-protein coupled receptor 156 isoform X3 has protein sequence MEPGFNCSELCDGSSSVGSREQPQRALQELCTLTVTSFDHSTKSSPSFSAGLLGVVWTFLTGGVLLALFFLIFTIRFRKNRIVKMSSPNLNIVTLLGSGLTYTSAYLFGIQEQSLPSGDSMEKLIQVRLCLLCVGTSLVFGPVLGKSWRLYKVFTQRVPDKRVIIKDLQLLAMVAALVLADTVLLLTWVFSDPVQCFRSLSVSLRKFTEETSLDASSHWSMPGCSLLFCPSLALQATEKGMTCSVSRVQSCASLYSDLWLVLILGFKSILLLYGTYLAGLTDNVSSSPVNQSLTLIVGVNLVFLAAGTICLVHRFFRTWHNLLFGFTSGGIFVCTTTINCFIFVPQKNAVIESLQEQVSSAKEKLMRLMSAESGCDPGALPAAPCTWSSGQPGGAPGDCSSPDPQRDGWQPLCPLGASPLSSNAQALQKRATQEPVCSQVLLFNTGDSMERGLKDVQECGTPAVQGQPLEQLPGQDNSAGVAWESSPKVSYVNSEKLWEILQELSLDGKIYSPALSAGPPLGNQGTSGEQEQTRVGQEGYPGIHTPLSPYLARHRRRIPLPPAPARIPGHASPRASCRVKEVGSWGRWESGQNSQGTGGDVSGRGLLQPPAPSPPAIPREASLQPEGWLGWPEHQRASSHIPQEQRWWQGTPRGPAAPSLRSLYYYPDSDSSSSSSEEMFHGCHRPCCEVCFQSPRGSLDSSSTDTEPSDCEDHQTEHHGGPQPVVNFKDDLKPTFV, from the exons ATGGAGCCGGGATTCaactgctctgagctctgcgATGGCAGCTCCAGCGTTGGCAGCCGGGAGCAGCCGCAGCGGGcgctgcaggagctctgcaccCTGACAGTG ACATCTTTTGATCATAGTACGAAGAGCTCCCCATCCTTCTCTGCTGGTCTCCTGGGAGTTGTGTGGACATTCCTGACTGGAGGAGTCCTGCTAGCGCTCTTCTTTCTCATCTTCACAATTCGCTTCAGGAAAAACAG GATTGTGAAGATGTCCAGCCCCAATCTCAACATTGTGACCCTGCTGGGCAGTGGCTTGACTTACACAAGTGCTTACCTCTTTGGGATtcaggagcagagcctgccatCTGGAGACTCAATGGAAAAGCTTATTCAG gtgaggctgtgcctgctgtgtgtggggACCTCCCTGGTGTTCGGGCCCGTGCTGGGCAAGAGCTGGCGGCTCTACAAGGTGTTCACCCAGCGGGTGCCGGACAAGCGGGTG ATTATCAAAGACCTGCAGTTGCTGGCCATGGTGGCAGCGTTGGTGCTGGCAGACACTGTCTTGCTCTTGACATGGGTGTTCTCTGACCCAGTGCAGTGCTTCCGAAGCCTCAGCGTCTCACTGCGG AAATTTACAGAGGAGACCAGCTTAGATGCATCTTCCCATTGGTCTatgccaggctgcagccttctcttctgcccTTCCCTTGCCTTGCAGGCAACAGAGAAGGGCATGACGTGCTCCGTGAGCCGGGTGCAGTCCTGCGCATCGCTCTATTCCGATCTTTGGCTCGTTCTCATTTTAGGGTTTAAG AGTATCCTCCTGCTGTATGGGACCTACTTGGCTGGTCTGACCGACAACGTCAGCTCCTCACCAGTCAACCAGTCCTTGACGCTCATCGTCGGGGTCAACCTCgttttcctggctgctggcactATCTGCTTAGTTCACCGTTTCTTCCGGACTTGGCACAATTTACTGTTTGGTTTTACCTCTGGAGGCATCTTTGTGTGTACAACCACGATCAACTGCTTCATCTTTGTCCCACAG AAAAACGCCGTGATCGAAAGCCTACAGGAGCAAGTGAGCAGCGCCAAGGAGAAGCTGATGAGGCTGATGTCTGCGGAGAGCGGCTGCGACCCCGGTgcgctgccagcagctccctgcacctGGAGCTCAGGGCAGCCTGGGGGTGCACCAGGGGACTGCAGCTCCCCGGATCCACAGAGGGATGGgtggcagcccctctgcccgcTGGGTGCATCACCTCTCAGCAGCAATGCTCAGGCCCTCCAGAAACGTGCAACCCAGGAGCCTGTTTGCTCTCAGGTGCTGCTTTTTAATACAGGGGACAGCATGGAACGTGGCCTGAAAGATGTCCAGGAGTGCGGGACAcctgcagtgcaggggcagcctctggagcagctgccaggccAGGACAACTCAGCCGGTGTAGCCTGGGAGTCGTCCCCCAAAGTCAGCTATGTAAACAGCGAGAAGCTGTGGGAAATCTTGCAAGAGTTAAGCCTGGATGGCAAAATCTACAGCCCAGCCTTATCTGCAGGACCCCCACTTGGCAACCAGGGCACCTCAGGTGAGCAGGAACAAACACGGGTGGGCCAGGAGGGCTACCCAGGCATCCATACACCCCTCAGCCCCTATCTGGCAAGGCATCGACGAAGGATCCCAttgcctcctgcccctgcacGCATCCCTGGACATGCATCCCCTCGTGCCAGCTGCAGGGTGAAGGAAGTGGGCAGCTGGGGCCGTTGGGAGTCAGGACAGAACTCCCAGGGAACGGGAGGGGACGTGTCTGGCAGAGGGCTCCTTCAGCCCCCAGCACCATCCCCTCCAGCCATCCCACGGGAGGCCAGCCTCCAGCCAGAGGGGTGGCTGGGATGGCCGGAGCACCAGCGTGCTTCGTCGCACATCCCGCAGGAGCAGCGGTGGTGGCAGGGCACCCCGAGGGGGCCTGCTGCGCCCTCCCTGCGCTCGCTGTACTATTACCCGGACTCtgactccagcagcagcagctctgaggagatgTTTCATGGCTGCCACCGGCCCTGCTGCGAGGTTTGCTTCCAGAGCCCACGTGGctccctggacagcagcagcacggaCACAGAGCCCAGTGACTGCGAGGATCACCAGACAGAGCACCATGGCGGGCCCCAGCCTGTGGTGAATTTCAAAGACGATCTTAAACCCACTTTTGTGTGA